CTACACTTCACTTGCATCATCCTTGTGGTATTGAGAGATAAACATGGTGATGCTTTCACTGATTGCATGTAAAGGAAGATAATTCCTACATGATAGAGTGCTTGCTTTGTTATCCAACTGATCTTTTGTCTTTTCTGTCATCCTGTGAACCCCTCTCATTGCTGTTCACGGCACTATTTCCTTTTTTGGATGCTGAAAACGTTGAACTTATTGCCAACCATTAGAAATGTGAATCTATTTCTGAATGAATGTGTCCAGTtgtctttaaaaatatatatttttactagAGATGCAAATGtttgtctttctctttgtcttAGGTTGATGATGGGTGGAAAGGCCTTCCTGGGTTGTTTCATCCTGTTTATGTCTCTGGCTTCAGTATCCACTATCAAACAAACACTTATTTCAATAAATGACCTCAGGGGCATAGAGTTTGGCCACACTTCTCCTCGACACGGCCTGATGCTGCTCCACTGGCTAGCCAACAACATTCACACTGACAACAACGGCAACATGAGACTCAATTTCAACCCAACTAGGGGAGACTGTGGCTTTCATTTCTATGGAAACGCTGACAGACCCCGCCCATTACCTTGTCTGCCCTCTGAAAGTGGAAGTTACTACTCATTAGGGAACATTGATAGAAATTACAACTACAATGGCGCCACGGCACTTCCTGATTATGTCACTCAAAGCTTCTACAACTCATGGATACCTGAGAGAAACAGGGACAGAGTCATTATCAGAGTTAGGGAGGAAGGATCCAATCAGTTCATAGTAGATGAGGTCTACATCACACAGCATTACCCACCAAATGAAAACAGAGGAAGTGCCTATGATCCAGACAATACATACCCTGTCAGTTTCAGCCTCTTAACACAAATCCAAGTTCTCCCAACCATTACACGAGATGTAATTCAACGTATACACAATGTAGAGATCAACGACAACAGTGTGGAGAACATCTGGGGACACACACCAGGGCTGGCACTTCTTTTGGCAATTGCATTGTACTTGACACGTCCCAAGGTCTCATTTATTCAGCAAGTATTGTTTACCATGGAAAGCCAGCATCGCATGCAGGAGGATGAAAATAAATCGATAAAGCTTGAGGTGAAAACCACAAATAGAGGAGATGCAAGGATCATCTTCAGTGGTATCCCCAGGAGGCTTTTGGACAAGGGTGTGATTTGGGCGCTTCATAAGAACAATGACAGTGCGGACATGCTAGACTTTTCCTCAGTCATAGACGGTACCTCTGGGTGCTATGACACCTCAGTACCCCTCAACCCTGGTCTCCAGGCCAGGCTTTATCCACACAAATCAATGTGGTTTTTTGTATTATGCGGGAGTTACAACACATCTGGGGAGGAAATACATAGGAGTCCTGAGTTTCATGATGCCAACAGAGAGATTCCTGTTGATATAAGTGGCTATAAGCCTAACGCTAGTCTGCAGCTCTTCGTAAAGGACGGAAAGGCCTGTGCTCGCCTGTATGTTAGGAAGTCCTTCACTGACTGGAAGGAGAAGTTTAAAAACTCCTGGGTTGGGTTCTACTCTTCAGAAAAAAACAACACCAATGAATATAATACCTACCAATGGCAATGGGCTGTGAAGTTCTCTGAGGAAAGCCGCTCAGATTGGAAAGATATACCTGAGTATGACGTCTATGTTTACAGGTCTAGTATGCACATGTCTCCTGGGGTCCAGGCCCGATTCATGCTGGAGAAATATGGGGGTGAAAAGGCACGCACTCCACCCTGGGAGGTACATACATCAGCAATTTGAAGCACACAACTTTTTACCGGTCTGTGCTTTTGTCCATTGTGTTTAGACGGGTTCTTACATGCCCTTCCTCTGCTTATTATTGATGGATTATTATGTATGGGACTCTGTATCCTGTTTCATATTGATTACATATGGCATTGATATTTTCATTGTTATCTAATTGTGtaattgtgtcacgtcctgaccagtaaaaggggttgtttgttattgtagtttggtcagggcgtggcagggggtgtttgttttgtgtgtttcggggtttttggtgtatgttctatattttctatttctatgtgtttatctggtttttctatttctatgttgggattttgGAACGActttcaattagaggcagctggttgtcgttgcctctaattggagaccatatttaagtgggttaattttctcttgtgtttgtgggtggttgattcctctttagtctgtgcaccttacaggactgttttcgttgtttgttttgtttaagtgttttattttccttcgaataaaagaagatgttcaataTACCGGCTACAgtttggtccactccatacgacgaAAGTTACAAATTGCCTCCGTCCATTTTTGTTTATAATTTCTGCACCCTGCTTGTCCTTTTTATTGATTGATTTGAATTGGTAATCTGTGCAGagtgtacatttatttattttttaatctgtCCTCAATAAACTATTGAGGAAATTGAagtgaaaacacaaaaaaaagctGTGAAAATCAAGTAATATTGTGCCGTCTTGAGCACTTAGAAGATGGTCTGAGTGCAAGGGTGAGATAATGCTAGCCGGTCACACTGATTTTTGACTAATGTCCATAGCCAGTCAGTTTTCATATTATTGTAATGTATTATGAAGGATGGAACCCTTTGTGAACTGTCaaatatactgtacacatacacgaacacacacacaggatttcATGAATACGTTTTAAACCTAAAAATATAACAACTTCATTTCAAGAAAAGCATGTGTAAGTGAATGGGTTTTCCAACTTTATGAAGCTTTCTTTACCCTTCATGGTCGTTACTAAGGTTAACAATGGGCCTCACATCCTTGATGACACAAACCTGTGTTCCTCCATTCCAGCCCATCTGAACTTCAAAGGTACGCAGGCCAGGGGGTGTGTCCGCACCTGGTATGTGCTGTAGGCTTCAACGCTGACATACCCTGCCGATAACATTCTCTGCCCTTTCTTTTGAAACATGAGTCACCCAGTAATGTTGTAGAtcagcctttttaaaactcagtTTTGCTGGCCCTTGTCTTGTGTCTGCCCTGTTTACTGGTTATGTTCATGTAGGCTACCAGAGGCATATtttagacagaggagagagacaaacacagtATAGATTTGATTCTGGTGGTAGGCTGGAAGGTGAGGAAGGTGAGATTTTGTTTggtaacaatttttttttattttgatatgAGGACATAATGCATcatactaaatcaaatcaaatcaaatgtatttatatagcccttcgtacatcagctgatatctcaaagtgctgtacagaaacccagcctaaaaccccaaacaacaagcaatgcatgtgaaagaagcacggtggctaggaaaaactccctaggaaaaaactccctagaaaggccaaaaacctaggaagaaacctagagaggaaccaggctatgaggggtggccagtcctcttctggctgtgccgggtggatattataacagaacatggtcaagatgttaaaatgttcataaatgaccagcatggtcaaataataataatcatagtagttgtcgagggtgcaacaagcacatctggtgaacaggtcagggttccatagccgcaggcagaacagttgaaactggaggagcagcacggccaggtggactagtATCGATCAATTAACAACTTTCCAAATATTATTTTGGAAGACCTTATGGTACATATTGTGACATAGGTCAGATTAAAGTGACAGTTCACTCCAAATTCAAAGTTGTCAGAAATCTTCTGACATTTTTAGACCTAACGTTTTCAAATCTAGTGGTTTAACTAATTTCCTGAACACTTTTAATGTATTGCCAACCACTAGAAATAAATTACAGATATCAGTacagataaaaaaaattaaaacaattcTGAAGGTACAAACATTGACACAATCATTGCTCTGACTTAGGTTGGCCATAAGTGGAAAGGGTTTCCTGGGTTGTTTcatcctgtttctgtctctggccTCATTATGCACTATAAATGCCAATATACTGTAACCATTACCTCAATAAATGATCTCAAAGACAGAGTTTGGCCACACCATGAACTGATGCTGCTCCAGTGGCTAGCGAACAACATGAATATTGAAAACAATGACAACATCAGAATTGATTTTGATCCAACTAGGGGAGACTATGGCATTCATTTATATGGAAATTACTGCCCTGAAAGATCCCTTCTGTTACCTTTTCTGTTGCCAGAAAGCTGAAGTTACTACTCACTAGGGAATTTGTCCACTGAAAGAGGAAGTTACCACTCACTAGAGATTTTGTTCCCTGAATGGGGAAGTTACTACTCACTAGATAATTTGTCCTGTGTAA
The sequence above is drawn from the Salmo salar chromosome ssa22, Ssal_v3.1, whole genome shotgun sequence genome and encodes:
- the LOC106583755 gene encoding uncharacterized protein; translation: MMGGKAFLGCFILFMSLASVSTIKQTLISINDLRGIEFGHTSPRHGLMLLHWLANNIHTDNNGNMRLNFNPTRGDCGFHFYGNADRPRPLPCLPSESGSYYSLGNIDRNYNYNGATALPDYVTQSFYNSWIPERNRDRVIIRVREEGSNQFIVDEVYITQHYPPNENRGSAYDPDNTYPVSFSLLTQIQVLPTITRDVIQRIHNVEINDNSVENIWGHTPGLALLLAIALYLTRPKVSFIQQVLFTMESQHRMQEDENKSIKLEVKTTNRGDARIIFSGIPRRLLDKGVIWALHKNNDSADMLDFSSVIDGTSGCYDTSVPLNPGLQARLYPHKSMWFFVLCGSYNTSGEEIHRSPEFHDANREIPVDISGYKPNASLQLFVKDGKACARLYVRKSFTDWKEKFKNSWVGFYSSEKNNTNEYNTYQWQWAVKFSEESRSDWKDIPEYDVYVYRSSMHMSPGVQARFMLEKYGGEKARTPPWEVHTSAI